The Xenopus tropicalis strain Nigerian chromosome 2, UCB_Xtro_10.0, whole genome shotgun sequence genome window below encodes:
- the LOC101730601 gene encoding uncharacterized protein LOC101730601, translating into MSTPPGFYADPLDLFARMDYSWTPEIPTDPRERTLFWLRCESLGLSGDEGLAYGVGQLVSGEADLEDGYYVLQRTMHQPGGRYLHSPYTVLPLPCCLAEWQGQWESLNFCDYSTFVGNPEEEFHTLYAQRFFYIGMNDTEEQRDWLADLVYQELELIKEYGSIQELENQRKEALRVCAQSFCSFQQAQPCLGTVGPKDFHLPPSTVSAGVGEEQKASQTTLFWSPSEIPVCMKSSGCVAPELAEPESGCCHFKGLAEAEASPSQIPVCTEFSGCVAPGLAEPESGCCYFKGLAEAEASPSEIPVCMESSGCVAPELAEPESGCCHFKGLAEAEASPSQIPVCTEFSGCVAPGLAEPESGCCYFKGLAEAEASPSEIPNCVEPGVAQFEKSFKEGRDEDSPLPELLLAGEAQEQDQEESIAQHSPMSIRAVSSQNGVRGTPKAQRVARAVVPETPSGRQQGQRITPQRNTGENTGESLCCPYNISQMEGSPIV; encoded by the coding sequence ATGAGCACCCCACCTGGATTCTACGCCGACCCATTGGATCTCTTCGCTCGCATGGATTACTCCTGGACTCCAGAGATCCCTACAGATCCCAGAGAGAGGACCCTGTTCTGGCTGAGATGTGAGTCACTGGGACTATCTGGGGATGAGGGTCTGGCATATGGAGTAGGGCAGTTAGTGTCAGGAGAGGCAGACCTGGAGGATGGGTACTATGTTCTGCAGCGCACCATGCACCAACCAGGTGGGAGATATTTGCACAGTCCCTATACAGTGCTCCCGCTTCCCTGTTGCTTGGCGGAATGGCAGGGACAATGGGAGAGTCTGAATTTCTGTGACTATAGCACCTTTGTGGGTAACCCAGAGGAGGAATTCCATACCCTCTATGCACAGCGCTTCTTTTATATAGGAATGAATGATACAGAGGAACAGAGGGACTGGCTTGCTGACCTGGTGTATCAGGAACTGGAATTGATAAAAGAGTATGGAAGTATCCAGGAATTGGAAAACCAACGCAAGGAAGCACTGAGGGTATGTGCACAATCTTTTTGTAGTTTTCAGCAGGCACAGCCATGTCTTGGTACTGTAGGTCCAAAAGACTTTcacttaccccccagtacagtcAGTGCCGGGGTGGGGGAGGAACAAAAAGCTTCCCAAACAACTTTATTTTGGTCCCCAAGTGAAATCCCTGTTTGTATGAAGTCCAGTGGTTGCGTTGCCCCTGAgctggcagaaccggagagtgggtgctgccattttaaaggcttggcagaggctgaggcctccccaagtcAAATCCCTGTTTGTACGGAGTTCAGTGGTTGCGTTgcccctgggctggcagaaccggagagtgggtgctgctattttaaaggcttggcagaggctgaggcctccccaagtgaaatcccAGTCTGTATGGAGTCCAGTGGTTGCGTTGCCCCTGAgctggcagaaccggagagtgggtgctgccattttaaaggcttggcagaggctgaggcctccccaagtcAAATCCCTGTTTGTACGGAGTTCAGTGGTTGCGTTgcccctgggctggcagaaccggagagtgggtgctgctattttaaaggcttggcagaggctgaggcctccccaagtgaaatcccTAATTGTGTGGAGCCTGGAGTTGCTCAGTTTGAAAAAAGCTTCAAGGAGGGAAGAGATGAGGATTCCCCACTACCTGAGTTGTTGCTGGCTGGAGAGGCCCAGGAACAGGACCAAGAGGAAAGCATTGCTCAGCATTCCCCAATGTCTATCAGAGCAGTCAGTTCTCAAAATGGAGTAAGGGGCACCCCAAAAGCACAACGTGTAGCCAGGGCAGTTGTTCCGGAAACCCCCTctggcagacaacaaggccagagAATTACCCCACAGAGAAATACTGGTGAAAACACTGGTGAGTCCCTGTGCTGTCCCTATAATATTTCCCAGATGGAGGGGTCCCCCATTGTGTAA